Proteins encoded together in one Chitinophaga varians window:
- a CDS encoding tetratricopeptide repeat protein: protein MAPAVLAQIKPRNQAQQQQPRQQDPQSQSQKPLLNKPLFKPKEPRIQDRRPPSEVMLEKKHWTFKRRFFQNLATRYNYYFHARVKLDKVVKTVNRDGQDNYNVLLPFYPTSLQSQGFSKTELDSVIEKTNMAIQLHDPRGKWIDDCFLLMGRAYFYEGDLENANKTFQYINLTFAPKKKDEYKTVVGASENDHISIATREKRKGILGRFKHVSARNDAFLWRAKTLLEQKEYDEVQALLNILSTDPYFPARLDGGLAEVRAYSNYIQGRYPETIEPLKVAIDKSRDRVARARMHFILGQLYLQQHHADSAMDKFRDVIASRPDPMMDFQARLQIAKINAKKEGGLARSQDGLRHMLKKERFSRFRDAILYTMGTLAYPADAEAALGYLQKSLKAGGDNMVQRTLTYKAIADIYYDQRQYLDAKKYYDSTAGTMTPDFVDAATVNVRKTVLADVAAKRAVIQREDSLQRIAAMPESDRNIFLAKMAATLKTAAAEKKKNDAMQGANSYDNPAFGMNNNGAYSPKEEKGDWYFYNPASKSTGYSEFKRRWGSRQVADNWRRSQAGNLHVANNNDAPVQMSTDGATAAATPENLPPDSITGERLAQGLPLTPEKLANSHKLDQDARFELGKLYYDKLENYPLAIETYDSLLLKYPDHPRKPEILYSLYVWHGKLNHAADVARLKDIILKQYGNTNYADIIRSGGNRDTDLARKKTISATYDSAYTAFRNGDVAGALAIKHRADSTYGVNFMQGRFDLLEAMAIVKQDTLIGVDSTQASRKAVLAVMNKYPGDEGIHQQTQALLDALDHRNELVNYLAKLEIRKDNNGGPLLDENISMKYPWQNPQPVLVDRINGAKTPAALADSAHVSNQIAGNVPTAPIATVAPPPPPKPITPYKLSADNPHFVVLAFQRVSKELMDEGLNQFTRYNASKHATDKIEVGSFVLSPSETMLIFRIFANEDKALNYFDEIREEAAVSIIPRIRPADYSFFVISRDNFILLNSTKDLIGYRKFFSDNYVTQ, encoded by the coding sequence ATGGCTCCGGCGGTTTTGGCTCAAATCAAGCCCCGCAACCAGGCGCAGCAGCAGCAGCCACGACAACAGGACCCTCAAAGTCAGTCCCAAAAGCCGCTACTCAACAAGCCGCTCTTCAAACCAAAAGAGCCACGCATACAGGACAGGCGGCCACCTTCCGAAGTGATGCTGGAAAAAAAACACTGGACTTTCAAACGCAGGTTCTTTCAGAACCTGGCGACCCGCTATAACTATTACTTCCATGCCCGGGTGAAGCTGGACAAGGTGGTGAAAACCGTCAACCGCGACGGGCAGGACAATTACAACGTACTGCTGCCATTTTACCCTACCAGCCTGCAAAGTCAGGGATTCAGCAAAACGGAACTGGACTCCGTGATCGAAAAAACCAATATGGCCATCCAGTTGCACGACCCCCGCGGAAAATGGATCGACGACTGTTTCCTGCTAATGGGTCGCGCCTACTTCTATGAAGGCGATCTGGAAAATGCCAATAAAACCTTTCAATATATCAACCTCACTTTCGCGCCCAAGAAAAAAGACGAATACAAAACCGTTGTGGGCGCCAGTGAAAATGATCATATTTCCATTGCCACCCGCGAAAAACGGAAAGGTATCCTCGGCCGCTTCAAACACGTGTCCGCCCGTAACGATGCCTTCCTCTGGCGTGCCAAAACCCTGCTGGAACAGAAAGAATATGATGAAGTACAGGCACTGCTCAATATCCTGAGCACCGATCCTTACTTCCCGGCCCGCCTCGATGGCGGCCTGGCCGAAGTGAGGGCCTACAGCAACTATATCCAGGGCCGTTACCCCGAAACGATTGAACCGCTGAAAGTAGCCATCGATAAAAGCCGCGACAGGGTGGCCAGGGCCAGGATGCATTTTATCCTCGGTCAACTGTACCTGCAACAGCACCACGCCGATTCGGCCATGGACAAGTTCCGCGATGTGATCGCGTCCAGGCCGGACCCTATGATGGACTTTCAGGCCCGTCTCCAGATCGCTAAAATCAACGCAAAAAAAGAAGGGGGACTGGCGCGCAGCCAGGACGGTCTGCGCCACATGCTGAAGAAAGAGCGCTTTAGCCGCTTCCGGGACGCCATCCTCTACACCATGGGCACCCTCGCATATCCCGCAGATGCGGAAGCAGCCCTTGGTTACCTGCAGAAATCACTCAAAGCCGGTGGTGACAACATGGTGCAGCGTACGCTCACCTACAAGGCCATCGCCGATATCTATTATGATCAGCGCCAGTACCTGGACGCCAAAAAATATTACGACAGCACCGCCGGCACCATGACGCCCGACTTCGTGGATGCGGCCACTGTCAATGTACGCAAAACAGTTCTTGCCGACGTAGCTGCCAAACGTGCTGTAATTCAGCGGGAGGACAGCCTGCAGCGGATTGCCGCCATGCCGGAATCCGACCGCAACATTTTCCTCGCTAAAATGGCGGCCACCCTTAAAACAGCCGCTGCGGAAAAGAAAAAGAACGATGCCATGCAGGGCGCCAATTCCTATGACAACCCGGCCTTCGGGATGAACAACAACGGCGCCTACAGCCCCAAAGAAGAAAAAGGGGACTGGTATTTCTATAATCCTGCCAGCAAATCGACCGGTTACTCCGAGTTCAAACGCCGCTGGGGCAGCCGCCAGGTGGCCGATAACTGGCGTCGCAGCCAGGCCGGCAATCTCCATGTGGCCAATAACAACGACGCTCCGGTACAAATGAGCACCGACGGCGCCACTGCCGCTGCTACACCGGAAAACCTGCCACCAGACAGCATTACCGGCGAACGCCTGGCACAAGGGTTGCCGCTGACACCGGAGAAACTGGCCAACTCCCATAAACTGGACCAGGACGCCCGTTTTGAACTGGGCAAACTGTATTACGATAAACTGGAAAACTATCCGCTGGCGATAGAAACCTACGACTCGCTGCTGCTCAAATATCCGGACCACCCGCGTAAACCGGAGATACTCTACTCCCTATACGTATGGCATGGTAAACTGAACCACGCTGCTGATGTGGCCCGCTTAAAAGATATCATCCTGAAGCAGTACGGTAATACCAACTACGCGGATATCATCCGCTCCGGCGGCAACCGCGATACGGATTTAGCCCGGAAAAAGACTATCAGCGCCACTTACGATTCCGCCTATACGGCTTTCCGCAACGGAGACGTGGCCGGTGCGCTGGCTATCAAACACCGCGCTGACAGCACCTATGGCGTTAACTTCATGCAGGGCAGGTTTGACCTGCTGGAAGCCATGGCTATCGTTAAGCAGGACACCCTCATTGGCGTGGACAGTACCCAGGCTTCCCGTAAAGCCGTGCTGGCGGTGATGAACAAATACCCAGGCGACGAAGGTATCCATCAGCAAACACAAGCCCTGCTGGACGCGCTAGATCATCGGAATGAACTGGTAAACTATCTCGCTAAACTGGAAATAAGGAAAGATAATAATGGCGGCCCGCTGCTGGATGAAAATATTTCCATGAAATATCCCTGGCAGAACCCGCAACCGGTGCTGGTAGACAGGATCAATGGCGCCAAAACACCGGCAGCCCTGGCAGATTCTGCCCATGTTTCCAACCAGATAGCCGGTAATGTGCCTACTGCGCCTATCGCTACGGTAGCGCCACCGCCGCCGCCCAAGCCGATAACGCCTTATAAACTGTCGGCAGACAACCCGCACTTTGTTGTGCTGGCGTTTCAGCGCGTCTCCAAAGAACTGATGGACGAAGGGCTGAACCAGTTCACCCGCTACAATGCCTCCAAACATGCTACCGATAAAATCGAAGTGGGCAGTTTTGTGTTGTCTCCTTCCGAAACCATGCTGATATTCAGAATATTCGCGAATGAAGACAAAGCCCTGAACTATTTCGATGAAATCCGGGAAGAAGCCGCTGTCAGCATTATCCCGCGGATAAGGCCTGCCGATTATTCCTTTTTTGTCATATCAAGAGATAATTTCATATTGCTTAACAGCACGAAAGACCTGATCGGTTACAGGAAGTTTTTTTCGGACAATTATGTAACACAATAA